The Perognathus longimembris pacificus isolate PPM17 chromosome 12, ASM2315922v1, whole genome shotgun sequence genome includes the window GTTAGCTAATGCTGGGGTTCAAACCCTCTTCTGGTTTATTCTCTATCTTCTCCTAGTCCCCAATACCTTCCTTATGTAAAATCCCTAGCTGTAGAGTGACTTGCTATAATATCAAGTTTCAGGGATGTCTCCAATATGGTCTCCTTGTTGCGTTTAAATAGAAATGACCTGGGTTGCAGGGAGGGATGGGGACACATTGTGGGTCAGTAGTACAGAGAGATGCCTGAACCAGCTTGGCATCCTGTTCACAGGCCTGGTGTCTAAGAAGATGGTTTCCTTGTTTAACTACTTAAGATTCCCTGTCTAAACTCTGGGTGGCAATAGGGTAGTGTTCAGTGCCAAAGAGAACTTTTCATGTCAATTCTCCATTACCCAGGTTCATAAGCAGCACCGCTTTAAAGCCTCAATTGCTtctatttgtcttgtttttttttcaaatagcctAATTTATAAAGTCTTTTTAATTGAAAAGGGTCATCTAAAATGCCCATGTATGTTCCCCCCTGTTTCAGTCTTAACTAACCTTCCTAATGTTCAAAGGCTAAAATTTTACACAAGACCTTACTGTGTAAATACGGCATTTAGATAAGGTAAAAGAAAACAGGTTTATGAATAAGAGTAAGATGTTCAACATCAAGAATCCTAAAACTTGGCGAACTCACTCCATGAACTCCAGGAGAGAGTTCATTTCATTACAGTTTCCTCCTGCACCCCCAACACACAGAATTTTCTACAGGAAACTTTCTGGGCAGTAGGAAAGCATAGAAACGAGTTGGGGAAGGACTGCGGGGGGAGGGCGGTCCTGGAGGTGTCACTGGTGGGCCCCCCAAGGACCGCTTCCCTCTCAGGTTGTTGATGGCATGGTGGTGGCGTCCTCCCGGTGCCATCGAGTCAGGATTGAGAGCTGGCGCCCAGGGACGATCGGAGGCCAGGGACCGTCTCCCCTGCCCCCGGGAGCAACTCCTGTCCGCCTCCCCCAAGTCCTAAGGTGGGCTACGCCATTCTAAAACTGGAGCGGAGgactcccgccccctcccccgccgccgcccagAGTGCCGCGAGGCCCCCGTCGCAGCGCCCGCGCGCTCACCAGCTCCGCGCGCAGCTTGGCCAAAGCGCACTGCACGCGCGCCCCGCTCCCCTCTTCCCGCGCCCGGCTCCGCTCTTCccgcgccgccgctgccgccgccgccgccgccgccgacgcCTCCCGCGCGCGCCGGGAAGCCCCGCTCGCCACCGCCCGCTGGAAAGCGCGCACCAGCCGCCGCCCCAGGTCCTCCAGCCGCCCGCTGGCTGGGGGGTTCGGATCCTGCACGTGGGTGCTCAGGTCACCCCCGAAGTTGTCACTCGACGTCGGAGGAGAGGCTGGAGACCACAGGCCAGCTCGACCCGGGACTCCGAGGAGCCGCCGGGTGCTGCGCTGTCTGGACGGACCCAGGTCCCCCAGGCCCATGGCGGAGACGCAGCGCCGCCCCTCCAGCCTCCGGTAGCGATTCGCCTGCAACTTCGAGCCGTCGGGATTGAGTTGCGATGGGCAACTCCAGCGCGAGGAGGGACTGTGGATGGGACGCTGTGAGTGCGCAGCCACTCTCGGCGACTTGGCTCCCAACCCCTCTAATAACAGCGGAGCTAGAAGGCGGTTCCCACCAGCAGGGGTTTCCTCGaggtcatttttctcttgctctttggAGTGGAGACTAAGGAAGGAGGCGTGAGCAGTCTAATAAGTAGGTGAGGTTGAGATGCAGGCAGAAGGCTTAGAACCAATGGTGAAACATGGTGACACGAAGCCTACcaggttttggggtttgtttttttcttgtttggttaCTGAATACTCAGCCATTAAACTATTTCTGACTTAACTGTCTAggatctctttcctctcctcaggAATTGTTTCTCAATGAAGAGAGAAGACATTGAattgtatttcttcatttcttttcttccttcctttctatcttttcttggaatgattttatctttaagtagttgcacaaaggagttgcccttcgacaaagcagtttatgaatacaccgCATCTCGATCAATGTTGTCCCTTCCAACATTTTCACTCACTTCTCctagcccaccccttcccttgcttttcttaatttttaggttatgtattgattctttgccatttagcaaagcagtttgtgtatacaatgcatcttgatctgtggcattccttcaacatcttcacctcacttgcacccaccccttcccttatttttctcaactctgtggtatatacaatgaagtcttgcctgcattctcccttcTGCTACCCTTTTCCCCTTGGCCCTTacttggctgtgaatgtgtgaaTAGTCTTTCTAATGGGCTATTCCAGGCCAGTCTCTCCTGCTGGGATTCTGAAACTCACTGCTCCCTCCTGCATTTGGCTCCTTGCTGCCATGACCACACTGATGaagaagatgaaataaaaatcaaaacatccCTTACTCCAAAGTGTGCAGTTTCATAAAGCCCAATTCAGTGTAATCACATCTCAACATTATGTATGTCCTCTATCCATGAACATATGCTACTGTGTATTTGTGAGCCCACAggaaatttctttaaagaaaggaaCAATCAAAACTAGTCAAAGTGATTTCCAAGACAGAAATGTTCaggcaattctcagacctcattcattcattcagtaaacATGAACACGCTAACCGTAGTGTTCCAGGGTCCTTAGTAAGTGCAAAAGGCAAAAAAGGCTAGGTGACTTTCTTTtccccttgttttcttctttcttttgttccttttttatcttttgtct containing:
- the Aard gene encoding alanine and arginine-rich domain-containing protein — protein: MGLGDLGPSRQRSTRRLLGVPGRAGLWSPASPPTSSDNFGGDLSTHVQDPNPPASGRLEDLGRRLVRAFQRAVASGASRRAREASAAAAAAAAAAREERSRAREEGSGARVQCALAKLRAELLDMRFQSHQLTRTLLELNVKMLQLQEEHELETPAEPQGPKDDPENLEHGDLESES